A stretch of DNA from Castor canadensis chromosome 2, mCasCan1.hap1v2, whole genome shotgun sequence:
TTTTCTTGGTTTAATTTACAGCTCACCCCTGCATTTGACCTTCCTGCCATGTGGATGAGTTGTTAGCAGCTGGGCCCTCTTGGATTAGCCTCTCTTGGCCTCAGCCAGCCTTGGAACACAGTCCTTAGGGGGCCGTTTGAGGAGATACCTGTGCAAATCCAGTACCTGGTTGGCCTGGCACATGTTGGCTGCCCTCCGTGGGGTCTCCCCAGCCCTCTAGAGACCCCAAAGTGGCTCCACCTTGAACTCTGTGCTCAGCACCCCCTACAGCAGTTTGGAGGGTGGGAGAGAGATGATTTCAGGGAATGTTTGTTgacaatcttaaaatattttataaattttttagtaTTGGCAGAAATCTGGGCTCTCACATTTGCCCTCACGTTTTTTGCCAATGTGGATTTTAAGGGATCCTAATCCTGCATTGTTTTCAGAGCAGCCTGGTGTGTGCGCTCCAAGAGGAGTGGAAAACGTTGTTTTAATTCTGTTTCTTAGAACCCAGGAAGTTGATTTCCTTCCAAGAGTAACTAAGCTTAACTCaggacctaaaaaaaaaaaaattcaatcatCTTAACACCACTCAGGAGATTCTAAAATCCCTCTTGTGCTGACACCAGCCATGTTTTAAAAACGAAGAGTAAAAACTTCTTCCACATCTCTGTCATCCCAACCACGCAGGAGGCTgacagcaggaggatcacagttctagaccagcctggaaaAAAGTTCCAgagaaactcaaaagaaaaagctgggtaCGGTGGTACatacccgtaatcccagctactacaggaagcataaataggattgcagtccagacggcccaagcaaaaagaaagagactatctcaaaagtaaccataGAAAAAAGGACtgtggagagcacctgcctagctaatcccaaagccctaagttcaaaccccagaactaccaaaaacaaaacccaaatcctCCTCATCCCAAGTCTGCAGCAAGCCTTATATGGTGGTAATGGTTGCATGGAGCAGAGGTGCTGTTGCTCACTAGCCACTCCTGGCTTTTGTTGatttaattgaattttaaataagatttaaaagtctttaaaataagATCCTAAATGTAATAAACACCCCCAAATATGTGGGCTCCATCCCTCTGTAAAACAGTTCTCACATTCCTTCAATTCTGTTGATTTTCTGGTCCTCAAATTCCTCTGGTGCACAGGGTCAAAGGTTGCTCTCCCAGCTGGAACAATTTTATCCTGATCAGAGACCTTGAGGGCTTCAAGGGCTCCTTAATAAGGAGCTGGGCATGAACGCTAACCCCCGCCAGGGCCATAGTGAATGTCTGTAGCCATGGCACCCATAAGGTAGAACTCAGGACCTGCTACTGGGCTGGTCAGATTCCCAGGCTCTGCTCATCCTCCACTGTTAGACCCCAGCCCCTGACATCTGCTGGCTGCCTGGGCCTTTTCCACCAAGCACTGCAGCATGCCTGATTCACGTGCTTCTCCTTTCCCTGACTGCTCCTTGTAGAACTTTCTGGATCCTCAGCACTCAAGCCCTGCCCTGTCCAGCCACTGTCCCATGGTGAGCTGAGCCTCTTGACTGTAGTTGGTAGGTACTCAATGACTTTCCTCCTGGGCTGAGGCTCTCTGAAGGCAGGTGTCTTCGTCTGTCTTGTGTCAGTGTTCTTGAAACACTTAATCCCTTGAAATAATTGCAGTTCATTCTTGCATGGTTCCTGAGGCCAAAAGTcagaaatcaaggtgtcagcaccCATAAGTATCCCTGTAGGGGATAATctattccttgcctcttccagtggCTGGTGACggctggcattccttggcttgtggccgcATCACTCACTGCCTCCACCTCTTCTTTGGTGCTTCCCTTCTGCCTCCCTTGTAAGGATGTTCAGGGTCCACCCAGATAATCAGGGTCATCTGCAAACTAACATCCATCAATTTAGTCATATCTGCTCAGACCCTTTTCTGAGTAAGGTCATCTTTCATGGCAGTCTGATAGTAGTGGAGCTGTTGCTGCTTTCCACAGAATCCTGCCCAAACGTAAGAAAAACTGTACACAGCATCTACCACATGTAACTCATACTACGTGTCCTGCCACTGTAACTCAGTCTACACGATGGCCTGTCAGGTGGGTATTGTCACTATCCTCGTTTCAGGTGAGGGAAAAGGGCCACAGAGGTGGAAGGAGACATGCCAGGGCAGTCAGTAGCAGCCATCCAGATCCTGCCCAACCGTCCTCTGTACGTCCTGTCCCCTAGCATCGGGTTTGCAGAACACAAAGGTGAAAACCTTGAAAACAAAAGGAAGCTGAGGGAAGGAGAACAGGTCTCAGAGGGAGGGTGAGCGTCCCTGTGTTGCTCCAGGTACCCCATGATCCTGAGCGTCTCGCAGACTGAAAACCGTCATTTTGAAAGCACTAgtcttgctgggtgtggtggtgcatgcctgtgatcccagcccttgggaggtcGAGGCAGCAGGGTCTTGCCTGGGccacagtgagttccaggtcagcctgggctacatagtgagcccctgcctccaaaaaagaaaaaagaaagaaaaaggaaaaaaaaagaactactttcttttcttcctgacttGTTTCCCTGCCCTCTGCCATCTCTCTCCAATATCATCTCTTGTCTGTAGGACATGAGAGCTACGTGACCTTCTGCCAGCTGGAGGAGGAAGCCGCCTTCACGTGCAGCGCCGACTGTACCATCAGGAGGTGGGATGTGCTGACTGGGCAGTGTCTGCAGGTGTACCGGGGACACACGTCCATTGTGAACAGGTCAGTTTGCCTGGGGCCTTGGACTCAGTCTTGTCAGGACACTTGGCTGGATGAAGGGATCAGAGATGCAGGGCCCTGCCTTGACCAGAGCTGACTGCCCCAGGCCACGGGGTTGGGAGACCTTGCAACACTGCACTGGTCCTGAACACCCCCTGGGGAGCAGGGCACCTTGACTGCCCCTGCTGGGTGCAGGGAGGGGACGCTGCAGCTGCACCATGCGCTCATGGGGACAGTAGACTTGAGTAATTGGTACCTGATGGTAGACCAAGGTCCAGAGGAGGAAGGGGATCACTTGGAAGATGCAGTAGGGATGTTTTTAAACATCCCTCCCATGTGGCTGCTGAAAGTCCCCAGCCCCTTCTTTCCTGGctgaattttttcctttccttattgaaTTTGGGCTGGAGCTAAGCAGTGGAATTCCTTTGCTGATCAGATCGATTTGACACTACTTTTGTAGTTTGTGATGATCACCCCAGGCTCCTGAGGAGAGACCCAGTACAGGGAGCCTTGGTCCTATGGCCCTTGTGGCTTCATTGGCTTGGGAGGGTCTGAGGGCTGGGATGGGCGGGCACACAGGGGAGGATGAGCTGCAGTCAGAGCCTGCCAGCCGCTGCATGGCTTCAAGCATGTTGGGCAAAACCAGCAGGCACATGGGTCATCCAGCTTGCTGTAGTACCAGGTGCCTCACTGGGACAGCCAGTGGTGTGTCCAGCCAGCCCATGCCTCCAGCAGCTGTTGTCCTTCCTTCCATGAGCAGTGGAGGTGACCAGCAAACAAGAGGTAGTGGAGAAGGGTGTAAAAGGAGAATGCAGGTCTCACAGCTCACACGGGCCTCTTCCTGGCAAGAATTTTGTGGTTGAGGGGAAGTGTGGAGTCAGCACAAGGCCATGATAGGCCTTGGGACAAGGCCATGTCCTCACGTGACCACCTTGTCGCCAGGTTGCTGATCAGGAAACTCAGTAGCTTCTCAGAAGCAGAACTGGATGATGTAAGATGGAAATCAGGCCTTGCCAGGTTTAGTCTCCTGTTTACACACAGTGTTCACATATACTCATTTGCACACACGAACACAATCCAGATGCACTCACACACAGGTGCACATTGCATACAGCATATACCCATACACACAGACCATAGGCACACATGCCCACAAACTCACACATACATACGAATACACctatatacaaacacacatacaaatggGCCCGCAACATATATctgtacacacatgcataggcAGCATGCACGTGCATGaactcacatacacatacaaacatgtatacacaaacacatgcacacacacgaaTTCACAATGTACACATAAACGCATGTATACACagacatacatgtgtgcatgctACACGCGCACAGGCAACATGCTACCCACATGAGCTCACACATGCACACGAGTACACAGCATATACCCCCACACACAGGGTGCACGTACATGTAAACTCACaacatacatataaacacatgtCTACACGAGCACACGTACACATGCATGCAGTATGTACCCATACTTACACAGGACCGCATGCAcacgcagaagcacacatacacccGCTCTCATCCATAGGTGGCTGTTGTAAACCCAAGCTCCAGGCAGATATTTGCACAGTTAGGTGACAGCATTCCCAAGTGGTGAAGGGTGTGAGGTGAGGACCTGGGACTCACTTCCTTTGGGGTTGTCAGGGCTGGGTCATGTCTGTGAGCATCTGGGACGCTGGTGCCTCAGTGGCCTGGCATCCTTGCCATTACACACTGCACCATGCCTAGGCAGGATTCAGTCATGCTCCAGTGCCCCTGTCCCCAGAGCGTCACCATTCCTGATGCAGAAGGGGTCCTGACCCTTGGCTAAGCCTTGCACTCCATTCTAACCGCAGCTATAGCCTCAGCCCTTTGTGGCTCCTCCCTGGGGGTGCAGGACTTCTTAACGAGGTTCTGTTTTCTGGGGGAGAAGTTTGTAGCATTCAGCAGAATCAGTAACTCGTGAATATTTACCTCAGGAAGCCTCCTGTCTGCGGCCAACCGGTTCCACTGAGTGAAACCCTCCTGGCTCCCCTACCCAAAGTTCCCTACGGCCCCTTCCATTGTGCGCCTGGAGCCCCATGGGGGCTGTGCCCTGGAGCTGCAGGTCTCCAGGTAGTGCTTGGGTAGGGCTCACCATGAGAGTTGACATCAGAGGGCTGTCCCGCCACTGCGGCTCTGTCTGACTGCCTGATATGGGATACTCTGGGCACACTCTGGAGCCAGAGTGGCAAGAAGGGCTTTTGAATTCCTTGCAGCCTCCCCAGGGCTCTCACTGCAAAATGTGCCTGCTAGCCACTTAGGTCTGAGCTATTGCCAGCTGGTCCCACGTAGTCCTGATTTTTAATGGAAAGTCCTGTGTCACCAGCAACCTTTGTACTATGAGCAAAAAGGGAGGGTGGGCCACccacctgtcccctccctccttgTTTCCTCTCTGACTCTGTGGAGCATCTCTGGGAAGGAGAGGGCATCCGGGTGGCTTCCGGGAGGCAGGGCACTTTGAGCTGGACCTTGGAAGGTGAGTGTGGTGGGCTGTAGAGGCTATGCCAGCTGCAGTGCTGAGGCTACCTCATGGGGACTGTGGATTCTGACATCCTGAGTGTTGCAGCCCTGTCCCTTCCCCTCTTGCTTGCAGGATCCTGGTTGCTAATAACCAGCTCTTCAGCAGCTCCTACGACCGGACAGCACGCGTCTGGGCTGTGGACAAGGGGCAGGTGTCCCGGGAGTTTCGTGGCCACCACAACTGCGTGCTGACCCTGGCCTATTCCGCCCCTGAGGACCTCTCTGGTGCTCCCTGCCTGGAGGCTGCTAGCACAGGGGGGCTCCTGGTGACCGGCAGCACAGATGGAACGGCCAAGGTGTGGCAGGTGGCCAGTGGCTGCTGTCACCAGACATTGCGGGGCCACACAGGAGCAGTGCTGTGCCTGGTGCTGGACGTGCCCGGCCACACAGCCTTCACAGGCAGCACAGATGCCACCATCCGTGCCTGGGACATCCTGAGTGGGGAGCAGCTGCGGGTTTTCCGGGAGCACCAGGGTTCCGTCATCTGTCTGGAGGTGAGGCCTGCCCAGTCACTACCCAGTTACCCATCCCGTGGGGAAGGTCagtgagggaggggggaggagagagagtcCCGAGAAAACTCATGGGGCCCTCACCATCTAAAcacctcccactagaccccatcccaacactattgcattggggattaagttttcaGTCCCTGCTTTTTTGGGGGTTACACTTGGATCGCAGCAATGGGAGGTTTCTCAGGAAAATGGATACTAAGTTGGGTGAAAAGGAGGAAATTGTGAAAATGTGTTGAGATGGATGGACTTGGGCCAGGGCAGATAGTCCTGAAGAGGTGATCAGACAGGAAAAGTGAGTTTATTAACAAGGCCTATTtgagcggggcgggggggggtggtAAATGCTGTAACCCCagtactaaggaggcagagacaggagctATAGAACAAGAcacagtctcaaaaaaacaaaaccaccaaagCCTGTTTACCTGGGCCTTGAGGAAACTGCTGTGTTTGGTGATAAGAATGTTTGTTTCTTCCCCCTGAGCCTGGAGTTTCATCTCtttaaggagagaaaagagagtcaGCACTTTGCACCTGCTGGTTTTCACGTGCCTTTAACTCAAAGCCATCCTTATGCCAAGGCAGCACGTTTTGGGGCAGTCCATTCTGCCAGGCTTCATACTTTCCGGGTCCCGGTTTCCTCACCTGCAGGTTTTGGTGGTGACATCAGCCCTCCTGGTCTTCCAGGGGCCGTGAGATTTGGAGACGGCACTTGTGAAAGTGGCGTGAGAATCTTGCCCGGAACAGTGGGCCCCACACTGACCCCCCAACTTGCTGGAGTATGTGGGGGCAGGGCTGTAGGTGGAGAGGGTGAGAAGGCAGAGGGATTCCCATTTACATCTGGGCTCTGAGCTGGCCAGACAGTGACAAGGCCTCCAACTAAAAAAGACATGAGGTTCCCAGTATACAGTGGCCCCTGACCCCTGAGGCTTCTGGGCCTAACCCGGGGGGCCTTGTGAAGGAGGCAGATGGCATGTCTTTCCTGTCCCTTTGTGGTGTTAGGAGTATGGTTTAAAAACTTCAAGTATGGAACTTTTCAAATGTAAAGTATAAAGAACAGTAAAACACACAGAGGAATGCACTCTTGAAATCAAAGGTTAATGTTTTGcctctaaagaaataaaacatgaataaagGAGCCTCCTAACAGTTCCACCACTCCCAGTAGCACCGAGAGCTGGGAACCAAGTCTTTTATACATGAGCCTCTGGAGGACACTGAAGATCCAAACcataagccaggagtggtggtacatgcctgtaatcccagctactggggaggtggaggcagtagGGCCttaagttcaaggtcatcctgagcaaagttagcttgaaaccctatctgaaaaacaaattaaaagctagggatgtagcttaaGTGGAAAGTGGAGgcactgggttcagtccccagtacagGGAAACAACAAAACCGCCCATAGCAGCCCAGCTGAGGCACTGGGCTAGAGAAGAGAGAGGCACTGCTGGGTCCCCGCAGCAGGCTTTGCTTGCAAAAGCCCTGTTCCACCAGCCCCACAGGGCTGAGTCTCTTCAGGTGAGTGCTAGCTGTGAGCACACTGTGCCTGGGACATTTGTCCTCAGGACACCTGCTGGGGGGAGATTATCTGCTACCCAGAGTAAACAAACTAGACAAGTCACTGCCCATGGCTTCACTGCAGACAAGGGGTAGATGCAGGATTCGAACCCAGGACAGGACATCTCCAAAGCGAGTTGCAGGAGCTGGCTGGCAGGTGCAAGAGTAGAAGACAGTTGTGCAGGTGGAAAGGGCTCCCCACACCAGGCTGAGCAGGGGGCTTCTTCTGACGTTTTGCTCTGGAGCAGGATCTCAGTTCTCACTGCCGTCTGAAGCCCAGCCTTGCTCGTGGCCTGGCCAGCTGCTTCTCTTTGCACTGCCCAAGCTGAAGGGAGGTGGTGGCCCACTCGCCAGGAACCTCAGAGCACAGCTGGGCCTGGAACCTTGTCCTGCTGTCTGCTTTGATGGATCCTGCCTTGGGAAGAGTCTCATAGGTCCTGGCTTTTGTGACGAGGCCCTTTGGCTCTTCCTGTCAGAGTCTGACTCGTTTACCCATCTACCTGGgatctcctttcccctcctcagCCACTCTGCTGCTCCCACGGGCGTCCTGTCAGAGGGCCGACCAAGGTGAAGAGCTGGCCTAGGGCGGTGCTCACAGCTCAGCCCCGGCCCATGGTGGCTCAAGGTCTGGGCTTTGAGAGTGTGCTGGTGGTCAGTTTCAAGCCTAGTGGCCACAGGCCCTGCATCAACAGGATAGGCTGTCTGGGGAGCAGGAGTGACTTCCCTTCGTCCTCAGCAGTGCGGCTGCTCGGTCACCATCTTCAGAGTGAAAGCCCTGTAGCTGTCAGGAACTGTGCTCCTGGGTGGTGCAGGCAGTCAGAGGTCTGAGTGCAAGTGTTCTGGAATCCTGCAGAAGCTAGCTTGGTTCCCTTGGAAGTAGACTGGTCGACTCAGGAGGCTACACCAACTGAGGCCAAAGGTGATCCAAGCAAGAGGTCAGAGCAGGACTACGAGATGCGGTGACCTTCCACAGGATCTACCCAGAAGCCTTGCTTCCAGGAGCAGTCACACTGTGTACCCCAGAGGATAAAAAGGTTCCATCTTCTCTAGCCACAGAGATTGGCCAAGGCGTTTGACCTTGACTGTGGCCAGGGTGGCAAGATGAGGCGGGTTACTTGAAGCCCTGCCCTCTGGGATTTGGAGAGGGAGGTAATACGAGGAAACTGAGTCAACCTATGGAGTTGAAGTGAAAGTGGCCCAGGGTGTGACCAGATGGAGGGTGGATAGGAGAGATGGGTTAAGGATGCCCAGTGGCCAGCATGAGTGGCCCTCCGTTGGCTTCCCCCCAGAGAAGGGCCCTGGACGCCAGATCTACTTCTGTTTCCTGGCCCTTGGGCCCTGGCAGTGCTGGCTGAGGGCTCTTGGCTCCTGGGCTATCAGTGACCCCAGGTGACTGCATCGGAGCTGTCCACCTGTCCTGGGCTTCTCGTCCATGTCTCTGCTGACATTTGGTCCAGGGGAAGTCACAGCATTTCACTCATAGTCTTCCTGGGTGCACTTCTTGAGCTGGTGCACCCGTCCATCCTGTCAGGGCCCCCTCATCTCACAGGGCCTTTCCTTTCCTGCCAGTCCGGCACCCGTAGATGGCTGGGACAAGCCTGTCTTTGGGGCTTGCTGAGTCCACCTCCCACACTCAACCCAGTCGGTCATGGCGTTTTAGCTCTTTCTCCTTGCCCTTCTGCAAGTGAGAGTCCTGTGTGGAGGCCCTTTTCTGGGAGCCCCCTTCTCAGCTGTGACAATGGGAAATGGTCGGTGctgtgtgggtggtctgttcTCCTCCTGCTGCTGGTGTCTGTGGGTAAAGCACTGTGGTCAGTGCCTTGTTTACAGCAGGGTGCAGATGGCAGCGGCTCTGCCTCAGGGCTggggtctctgcctcctgtgccCACCCTGCCCTGTTAAGAGGGCAGGCTGCTACCCTGGGGTACTGAAGTGGGCTCTCCAGTGGGGCCTCTGGGGCCTTTTGGTGTCACCCACCATCTCAGCACTGTCATAGAGGGATCTGGGGTGGCCTGGCTGCCAAGACTGGCACGCTTGGTGGGCCAACCCTTCCCCGCTGCTCCTCCAGCTCGTGGACCGGCTCCTATACTCGGGCAGTGCCGACAGGACTGTCAAGTGCTGGCTGACCGACACCGGGGACTGTGTGCGCACATTCCCGGCCCACAGGCACAGCGTGAGCACCCTCAAGTACCACGCAGGCACCCGTAAGTGACCTGGCCCCTGCCGCCCCCAAACCCTCCTCTCTCCTGACTTGTCCTTCCGCCTCTGTCCTGCCTGCGTGATTTCCCTCACAGTGCCCTGGCTGCCTATTGAGGGTCTTTGGCACCCAAAGGCAGCACTAGGGCCTCCAGTGACACGCTCCTCCTGCTTT
This window harbors:
- the Wdr86 gene encoding WD repeat-containing protein 86; its protein translation is MGGSGSALRVCADHRGGINWLSLSPDGQRLLTGSEDGTARLWSTADGQCCALLQGHESYVTFCQLEEEAAFTCSADCTIRRWDVLTGQCLQVYRGHTSIVNRILVANNQLFSSSYDRTARVWAVDKGQVSREFRGHHNCVLTLAYSAPEDLSGAPCLEAASTGGLLVTGSTDGTAKVWQVASGCCHQTLRGHTGAVLCLVLDVPGHTAFTGSTDATIRAWDILSGEQLRVFREHQGSVICLELVDRLLYSGSADRTVKCWLTDTGDCVRTFPAHRHSVSTLKYHAGTLFTGSGDACARAFDAQSGVLQRVFRGHAFVINCLQVHGQVLYTASHDGVLRLWDVRGLPPPPRRLTAKRSLSRLFSNKVACAAPVPLQPA